One segment of Cinclus cinclus chromosome 30, bCinCin1.1, whole genome shotgun sequence DNA contains the following:
- the APOF gene encoding apolipoprotein F, producing the protein MSQLPDNDGYKGVTGLAAATAAGQGRGQQRVDLPRATMPWVLLFLPLLILSHAIAVSVVTPGLAAGDQGLLTELVGLAEPIPPRALGVPCQTLRPDTLPGFSQLPLLPRGLARAALALALRRAGCDPQAEDEELQLARELGTPTAVALLGGLARLPSTPAPRPLALLLLGLARPGGSACVDPARLQTPAPGTEPTPPLARGVRGFLGVRLCRGAVRRRREDEDTDACNPAGEREAHQVVEWVPGVSIFYNLGTSVYFAFQGCKATASTRALEAAEDLGYAGLAALTGGLGGPVAMGVQMGLQPGIKAGVRALIGYFTSVGEPSPVPTAHSGPVVIIE; encoded by the exons ATGTCGCAACTCCCCGATAACGACGGCTATAAAGGGGTCACGGGGCTGGCTGCGGCCACAGCGGCcggacagggcaggggacagcaaCGAGTGG ACCTTCCCAGAGCCACCATGCCCTGGGTTCTGCTGTTCCTCCCACTCCTCATCCTCAGCCATGCCATCGCTGTGTCTGTGGTCACCCCTGGGCTGGCTGCGGGTGACCAGGGGCTGCTGACCGAGCTggtggggctggcagagcctATCCCACCACGGGCACTGGGAGTCCCGTGCCAGACCCTTCGTCCAGACACCCTGCCCGGTTTCTCCCAGCTGCCGCTGCTGCCCCGTGGCCTGGCCCGTGCCGCCCTGGCCCTGGCGCTGCGCAGGGCCGGCTGCGACCCCCAGGCCGAGGacgaggagctgcagctggcacGGGAGCTGGGGACCCCCACGGCCGTGGCGCTGCTGGGGGGGCTGGCGCGGCTACCGAGCACTCCGGCCCCCCGGCCgctggccctgctgctcctgggcctGGCACGCCCGGGGGGCTCTGCCTGCGTGGATCCCGCCCGGCTCCAGACTCCCGCGCCGGGCACAGAGCCCACGCCACCCTTGGCCCGTGGTGTCCGGGGATTCCTGGGGGTCCGGCTGTGCCGCGGTGCCGTCCGGCGCCGGCGGGAGGATGAGGACACAGATGCCTGCAACCCGGCGGGGGAGCGAGAAGCCCACCAGGTGGTGGAGTGGGTGCCGGGAGTCAGCATCTTCTACAACCTGGGCACCAGCGTCTACTTCGCCTTCCAGGGCTGCAAGGCCACAGCATCCACGCGGGCGCTGGAGGCCGCCGAGGACCTGGGCTACGCCGGGCTGGCCGCGCTCACCGGGGGCCTGGGGGGTCCCGTGGCCATGGGGGTGCAGATGGGGCTGCAGCCGGGGATCAAGGCCGGCGTGCGGGCGCTCATCGGGTACTTCACCTCGGTCGGGGAGCCCTCACCAGTGCCCACTGCCCACAGCGGCCCCGTGGTCATTATTGAATAA
- the STAT2 gene encoding signal transducer and activator of transcription 2 isoform X1, which yields MAQWQEVQSLANTYLEQVHQLYAGSALPMAVRQCLAAWIEDQNWRQAAEPLSSGNARMLFHSLLVLLRERLGSLGSGHEEFMLKHNLRKAQRDLQAEFEKKPEGFANLVANLLQEERRILRLGQAGEQGGSAPAPSPAPERGREQQIQRRLAEFHTALQEAERAFRHLEDLQDAFDFCYKVHYQPAEDRNNDPGYHQELQALQAKLQNLDRQRREVLAQMQQLLGRSETLQELLQEELGGWRVRQQRLCLGGPGDTNLRPLETWFTELGQGLFQLRQLLRALNDLRQKVTYERDPLVAEMPLLEQRLQEQLTHLLKSAFVVEQQPSTPNAGKRPLVLRTASKFSTRARLLVRLHDRNHHMEARIHIDRNPPNIKGFRRFNILTSSSKTLLAGDSPQEGLICDFQYLTLKEQKDSRAGKGKGTSGEGPLVVTEELHLITFTLSYAYCGLELELETTTLPFVIISNNSQFSSAWASILWFNMLSSDPKAQQFFSSPPPAPWPRLAEVLSWQFQSVAERGLSQENLLMLAEKLLGSKPSLDSTVAWPKFSKDGPAGFSFWAWLDGILGLLQEHLKQLWKNKLILGFVSRKQEKKLLKSKRTGTFLLRFSESVLGGVTFTWVEHHERGSPTFHAVDPYTASELVSLALPDIIRDYQMMMEENIPENPLKYLYPNTARDEAFGPYYSQRQEGTLNESQKYLNRRLIRVSSRQPKKWQTEEELVVATENLETLQLQPGGQGTQQAGGLAVSQPQSSGAPQGTPGSVETPQGVATSPGTLQVMATSPEIPQVTPGSLGTPQGVTSRLGIAQVITMNPGTLQVTPGSLGTPQVMSTSLGTLQPTSLRMLQPQPQSLEPPQMGSGIPDIEGTLHVAPGAVGTAEVLRGGLGMLQVGSGDLRTLQVLPGEQGTVAVDTGMLQPVPGAVEAPQVPEEQGTLPPELRDLELLPGSRDMQELLQSLEGLEPGSGTLETLEAAELMPNMAETFEESFQLSAGSAVLRDRHDPFLPLPEDSALPTLPSLFTDFPPLHIDASDFQ from the exons ATGGCGCAGTGGCAGGAGGTGCAGAGCTTGGCCAACACTTACCTGGAGCAGGTTCACCAGCTGTACGCGGGCTCGGCGCTGCCCATGGCCGTGCGGCAGTGCTTGGCCGCCTGGATCGAGGACCAGAACTG GCGCCAGGCGGCGGAGCCGCTCTCCTCAGGGAACGCCCGGATGCTGTTCCATTCCTTACTGGTGCTACTGAGAGAACgcctgggcagcctgggatCGGGCCACGAGGAATTTATGCTGAAGCACAACCTGCGCAAGGCTCAGCGAGACCTCCAG GCCGAGTTCGAGAAGAAGCCGGAGGGATTTGCTAACCTGGTGGCTaacctgctgcaggaggagcgGCGGATCCTGCGCCTGGGGCAGGCGGGGGAGCAG GGGGGTTCGGCCCCCgcgcccagcccggccccggagAGAGGCCGGGAGCAGCAGATCCAGCGGCGCTTGGCCGAGTTCCACACTGCCCTGCAG GAAGCTGAACGAGCCTTCAGGCACCTGGAAGATTTGCAGGATGCTTTTGACTTCTGTTACAAGGTGCACTACCAGCCAG CTGAGGACAGGAACAATGACCCCGGGTACCACCAGGAGCTCCAAGCCCTCCAGGCCAAACTGCAGAACCTGGACCGGCAGCGGCGG GAGGTGCTGGCTCAGATGCAGCAGCTCTTGGGGCGCAGCGAgaccctgcaggagctgctgcaggaggagctggggggctGGAGGGTGCGGCAGCAGCGCCTGTGCCTGGGGGGCCCCGGCGACACCAACCTGCGCCCACTGGAGACCTG GttcacagagctgggccaggggctGTTCCAGCTGCGGCAGCTGCTGCGGGCGCTGAACGACCTGCGACAAAAAGTGACCTACGAGAGGGACCCGCTGGTGGCAGAGATGCCCCTGCTGGAGCagcggctgcaggagcagctcacgCACCTGCTGAAGAG tGCCTTCGTGGtagagcagcagcccagcaccccCAACGCCGGAAAGCGCCCGCTCGTGCTCCGCACCGCCAGCAAGTTTTCGACCCGCGCCCGGCTCCTGGTGAGGCTGCACGACCGCAACCATCACATGGAGGCCAGGATCCACATCGACAG GAACCCGCCCAACATCAAAGG GTTTCGCAGGTTCAACATCCTCACATCGAGCAGCAAAACGCTTCTGGCCGGGGACAgtccccaggaggggctgatcTGCGACTTCCAGTACCTC ACGCTGAAGGAGCAGAaggacagcagggctggcaaGGGCAAAGGCACCAGCGGCGAG GGTCCCCTGGTCGTGACGGAGGAGCTGCACCTCATCACCTTCACGTTGTCCTATGCCTACtgtgggctggagctggagctggag ACCACCACGCTGCCCTTTGTCATCATCTCCAACAATAGCCAGTTCTCCAGCGCCTGGGCCTCCATCCTCTGGTTCAACATGCTCAGCTCTGACCCCAAG gCCCAGCAGTTCTTCTCATCACCACCGCCGGCCCCATGGCCCCGGCTGGCCGAGGTGCTGAGCTGGCAGTTCCAGAGCGTGGCGGAGCGAGGACTCAGCCAGGAAAACCTGCTCATGCTGGCTGAGAAACTCTTGG GCTCAAAGCCATCACTGGACAGCACAGTGGCCTGGCCCAAGTTCTCAAAG GATGGACCTGCTGGTTTCTCCTTCTGGGCCTGGCTGGATGGgatcctggggctgctccaggagcacctCAAGCAGCTTTGGAAGAACAA ACTCATCCTGGGCTTCGTGAGCCGCAAGCAGGAGAAGAAACTGCTCAAGTCCAAGCGGACAGGGACGTTCCTGCTGCGCTTCAGCGAGAGTGTCCTCGGCGGGGTCACCTTCACGTGGGTGGAGCACCATGAGAGAG GATCCCCCACTTTCCACGCCGTGGATCCCTACACAGCCTCCGAGCTGGTGTCGCTGGCGCTGCCCGACATCATCCGTGACTACCAGATGATGATGGAGGAGAACATTCCAGAAAACCCCCTCAAGTACCTGTACCCTAACACTGCCCGTGATGAGGCTTTTGGGCCCTACTACAGCCAGAGGCAAGAGG GGACCCTGAATGAGTCCCAGAAATACCTGAACCGGCGCCTCATCCGCGTGTCCTCCAG GCAACCCAAAAAGTGGCAAACAGAAGAGGAGCTGGTTGTAGCCACAGAGAATCTGGAGacgctgcagctgcagcctggagggcaggggacacagcaggCCGGTGGTCTGGCAGTgtcacagccccagagctcagGGGCACCACAGGGCACCCCTGGCAGTGTGGAGACACCTCAGGGGGTGGCCACGAgcccagggacactgcaggtgATGGCCACAAGCCCAGAGATACCACAGGTCACCCCTGGGAGCCTGGGGACCCCTCAGGGGGTGACCAGCAGGCTGGGGATAGCACAGGTGATAACCATGAAcccagggacactgcaggtCACCCCTGGGAGCCTGGGGACACCACAGGTGATGTCCACGAGCCTGGGGACCCTGCAGCCCACAAGCTTGAGGATGCTGCAACCACAGCCCCAAAGCCTGGAGCCACCACAGATGGGATCAGGGATCCCTGACATCGAGGGGACACTGCACGTGGcaccaggggctgtggggactGCAGAGGTGCTGCGTGgggggctggggatgctgcaggtgGGATCAGGGGACTTGAGGACACTGCAGGTGCTGCCGGGGGAGCAAGGGACGGTGGCTGTGGACACGGGGATGCTGCAGCCGGTGCCGGGGGCTGTGGAGGCACCGCAGGTCCCCGAGGAGCAGGGGACACTGCCACCAGAGCTgagggacctggagctgctgccggGGAGCCGGGacatgcaggagctgctgcagtcgctggaggggctggagccggGCTCGGGGACTCTGGAGACGCTGGAAGCGGCAGAGTTGATGCCGAACATGGCAGAAACCTTCGAGGAGAGTTTCCAGCTGAGCGCCG gcagtgctgtgctccGGGACCGCCACGACCCGTTCCTGCCGCTGCCCGAGGACTcggccctgcccaccctcccctCCCTTTTCACCGACTTCCCCCCTCTCCACATCGACGCCAGCGACTTCCAGTGA
- the STAT2 gene encoding signal transducer and activator of transcription 2 isoform X3: protein MAQWQEVQSLANTYLEQVHQLYAGSALPMAVRQCLAAWIEDQNWRQAAEPLSSGNARMLFHSLLVLLRERLGSLGSGHEEFMLKHNLRKAQRDLQAEFEKKPEGFANLVANLLQEERRILRLGQAGEQGGSAPAPSPAPERGREQQIQRRLAEFHTALQEAERAFRHLEDLQDAFDFCYKVHYQPAEDRNNDPGYHQELQALQAKLQNLDRQRREVLAQMQQLLGRSETLQELLQEELGGWRVRQQRLCLGGPGDTNLRPLETWFTELGQGLFQLRQLLRALNDLRQKVTYERDPLVAEMPLLEQRLQEQLTHLLKSAFVVEQQPSTPNAGKRPLVLRTASKFSTRARLLVRLHDRNHHMEARIHIDRNPPNIKGFRRFNILTSSSKTLLAGDSPQEGLICDFQYLTLKEQKDSRAGKGKGTSGEGPLVVTEELHLITFTLSYAYCGLELELETTTLPFVIISNNSQFSSAWASILWFNMLSSDPKAQQFFSSPPPAPWPRLAEVLSWQFQSVAERGLSQENLLMLAEKLLGSKPSLDSTVAWPKFSKDGPAGFSFWAWLDGILGLLQEHLKQLWKNKLILGFVSRKQEKKLLKSKRTGTFLLRFSESVLGGVTFTWVEHHERGSPTFHAVDPYTASELVSLALPDIIRDYQMMMEENIPENPLKYLYPNTARDEAFGPYYSQRQEGTLNESQKYLNRRLIRVSSRQPKKWQTEEELVVATENLETLQLQPGGQGTQQAGGLAVSQPQSSGAPQGTPGSVETPQGVATSPGTLQVMATSPEIPQVTPGSLGTPQGVTSRLGIAQVITMNPGTLQVTPGSLGTPQVMSTSLGTLQPTSLRMLQPQPQSLEPPQMGSGIPDIEGTLHVAPGAVGTAEVLRGGLGMLQVGSGDLRTLQVLPGEQGTVAVDTGMLQPVPGAVEAPQVPEEQGTLPPELRDLELLPGSRDMQELLQSLEGLEPGSGTLETLEAAELMPNMAETFEESFQLSAAVP from the exons ATGGCGCAGTGGCAGGAGGTGCAGAGCTTGGCCAACACTTACCTGGAGCAGGTTCACCAGCTGTACGCGGGCTCGGCGCTGCCCATGGCCGTGCGGCAGTGCTTGGCCGCCTGGATCGAGGACCAGAACTG GCGCCAGGCGGCGGAGCCGCTCTCCTCAGGGAACGCCCGGATGCTGTTCCATTCCTTACTGGTGCTACTGAGAGAACgcctgggcagcctgggatCGGGCCACGAGGAATTTATGCTGAAGCACAACCTGCGCAAGGCTCAGCGAGACCTCCAG GCCGAGTTCGAGAAGAAGCCGGAGGGATTTGCTAACCTGGTGGCTaacctgctgcaggaggagcgGCGGATCCTGCGCCTGGGGCAGGCGGGGGAGCAG GGGGGTTCGGCCCCCgcgcccagcccggccccggagAGAGGCCGGGAGCAGCAGATCCAGCGGCGCTTGGCCGAGTTCCACACTGCCCTGCAG GAAGCTGAACGAGCCTTCAGGCACCTGGAAGATTTGCAGGATGCTTTTGACTTCTGTTACAAGGTGCACTACCAGCCAG CTGAGGACAGGAACAATGACCCCGGGTACCACCAGGAGCTCCAAGCCCTCCAGGCCAAACTGCAGAACCTGGACCGGCAGCGGCGG GAGGTGCTGGCTCAGATGCAGCAGCTCTTGGGGCGCAGCGAgaccctgcaggagctgctgcaggaggagctggggggctGGAGGGTGCGGCAGCAGCGCCTGTGCCTGGGGGGCCCCGGCGACACCAACCTGCGCCCACTGGAGACCTG GttcacagagctgggccaggggctGTTCCAGCTGCGGCAGCTGCTGCGGGCGCTGAACGACCTGCGACAAAAAGTGACCTACGAGAGGGACCCGCTGGTGGCAGAGATGCCCCTGCTGGAGCagcggctgcaggagcagctcacgCACCTGCTGAAGAG tGCCTTCGTGGtagagcagcagcccagcaccccCAACGCCGGAAAGCGCCCGCTCGTGCTCCGCACCGCCAGCAAGTTTTCGACCCGCGCCCGGCTCCTGGTGAGGCTGCACGACCGCAACCATCACATGGAGGCCAGGATCCACATCGACAG GAACCCGCCCAACATCAAAGG GTTTCGCAGGTTCAACATCCTCACATCGAGCAGCAAAACGCTTCTGGCCGGGGACAgtccccaggaggggctgatcTGCGACTTCCAGTACCTC ACGCTGAAGGAGCAGAaggacagcagggctggcaaGGGCAAAGGCACCAGCGGCGAG GGTCCCCTGGTCGTGACGGAGGAGCTGCACCTCATCACCTTCACGTTGTCCTATGCCTACtgtgggctggagctggagctggag ACCACCACGCTGCCCTTTGTCATCATCTCCAACAATAGCCAGTTCTCCAGCGCCTGGGCCTCCATCCTCTGGTTCAACATGCTCAGCTCTGACCCCAAG gCCCAGCAGTTCTTCTCATCACCACCGCCGGCCCCATGGCCCCGGCTGGCCGAGGTGCTGAGCTGGCAGTTCCAGAGCGTGGCGGAGCGAGGACTCAGCCAGGAAAACCTGCTCATGCTGGCTGAGAAACTCTTGG GCTCAAAGCCATCACTGGACAGCACAGTGGCCTGGCCCAAGTTCTCAAAG GATGGACCTGCTGGTTTCTCCTTCTGGGCCTGGCTGGATGGgatcctggggctgctccaggagcacctCAAGCAGCTTTGGAAGAACAA ACTCATCCTGGGCTTCGTGAGCCGCAAGCAGGAGAAGAAACTGCTCAAGTCCAAGCGGACAGGGACGTTCCTGCTGCGCTTCAGCGAGAGTGTCCTCGGCGGGGTCACCTTCACGTGGGTGGAGCACCATGAGAGAG GATCCCCCACTTTCCACGCCGTGGATCCCTACACAGCCTCCGAGCTGGTGTCGCTGGCGCTGCCCGACATCATCCGTGACTACCAGATGATGATGGAGGAGAACATTCCAGAAAACCCCCTCAAGTACCTGTACCCTAACACTGCCCGTGATGAGGCTTTTGGGCCCTACTACAGCCAGAGGCAAGAGG GGACCCTGAATGAGTCCCAGAAATACCTGAACCGGCGCCTCATCCGCGTGTCCTCCAG GCAACCCAAAAAGTGGCAAACAGAAGAGGAGCTGGTTGTAGCCACAGAGAATCTGGAGacgctgcagctgcagcctggagggcaggggacacagcaggCCGGTGGTCTGGCAGTgtcacagccccagagctcagGGGCACCACAGGGCACCCCTGGCAGTGTGGAGACACCTCAGGGGGTGGCCACGAgcccagggacactgcaggtgATGGCCACAAGCCCAGAGATACCACAGGTCACCCCTGGGAGCCTGGGGACCCCTCAGGGGGTGACCAGCAGGCTGGGGATAGCACAGGTGATAACCATGAAcccagggacactgcaggtCACCCCTGGGAGCCTGGGGACACCACAGGTGATGTCCACGAGCCTGGGGACCCTGCAGCCCACAAGCTTGAGGATGCTGCAACCACAGCCCCAAAGCCTGGAGCCACCACAGATGGGATCAGGGATCCCTGACATCGAGGGGACACTGCACGTGGcaccaggggctgtggggactGCAGAGGTGCTGCGTGgggggctggggatgctgcaggtgGGATCAGGGGACTTGAGGACACTGCAGGTGCTGCCGGGGGAGCAAGGGACGGTGGCTGTGGACACGGGGATGCTGCAGCCGGTGCCGGGGGCTGTGGAGGCACCGCAGGTCCCCGAGGAGCAGGGGACACTGCCACCAGAGCTgagggacctggagctgctgccggGGAGCCGGGacatgcaggagctgctgcagtcgctggaggggctggagccggGCTCGGGGACTCTGGAGACGCTGGAAGCGGCAGAGTTGATGCCGAACATGGCAGAAACCTTCGAGGAGAGTTTCCAGCTGAGCGCCG CTGTGCCCTAG
- the STAT2 gene encoding signal transducer and activator of transcription 2 isoform X2, whose amino-acid sequence MAQWQEVQSLANTYLEQVHQLYAGSALPMAVRQCLAAWIEDQNWRQAAEPLSSGNARMLFHSLLVLLRERLGSLGSGHEEFMLKHNLRKAQRDLQEERRILRLGQAGEQGGSAPAPSPAPERGREQQIQRRLAEFHTALQEAERAFRHLEDLQDAFDFCYKVHYQPAEDRNNDPGYHQELQALQAKLQNLDRQRREVLAQMQQLLGRSETLQELLQEELGGWRVRQQRLCLGGPGDTNLRPLETWFTELGQGLFQLRQLLRALNDLRQKVTYERDPLVAEMPLLEQRLQEQLTHLLKSAFVVEQQPSTPNAGKRPLVLRTASKFSTRARLLVRLHDRNHHMEARIHIDRNPPNIKGFRRFNILTSSSKTLLAGDSPQEGLICDFQYLTLKEQKDSRAGKGKGTSGEGPLVVTEELHLITFTLSYAYCGLELELETTTLPFVIISNNSQFSSAWASILWFNMLSSDPKAQQFFSSPPPAPWPRLAEVLSWQFQSVAERGLSQENLLMLAEKLLGSKPSLDSTVAWPKFSKDGPAGFSFWAWLDGILGLLQEHLKQLWKNKLILGFVSRKQEKKLLKSKRTGTFLLRFSESVLGGVTFTWVEHHERGSPTFHAVDPYTASELVSLALPDIIRDYQMMMEENIPENPLKYLYPNTARDEAFGPYYSQRQEGTLNESQKYLNRRLIRVSSRQPKKWQTEEELVVATENLETLQLQPGGQGTQQAGGLAVSQPQSSGAPQGTPGSVETPQGVATSPGTLQVMATSPEIPQVTPGSLGTPQGVTSRLGIAQVITMNPGTLQVTPGSLGTPQVMSTSLGTLQPTSLRMLQPQPQSLEPPQMGSGIPDIEGTLHVAPGAVGTAEVLRGGLGMLQVGSGDLRTLQVLPGEQGTVAVDTGMLQPVPGAVEAPQVPEEQGTLPPELRDLELLPGSRDMQELLQSLEGLEPGSGTLETLEAAELMPNMAETFEESFQLSAGSAVLRDRHDPFLPLPEDSALPTLPSLFTDFPPLHIDASDFQ is encoded by the exons ATGGCGCAGTGGCAGGAGGTGCAGAGCTTGGCCAACACTTACCTGGAGCAGGTTCACCAGCTGTACGCGGGCTCGGCGCTGCCCATGGCCGTGCGGCAGTGCTTGGCCGCCTGGATCGAGGACCAGAACTG GCGCCAGGCGGCGGAGCCGCTCTCCTCAGGGAACGCCCGGATGCTGTTCCATTCCTTACTGGTGCTACTGAGAGAACgcctgggcagcctgggatCGGGCCACGAGGAATTTATGCTGAAGCACAACCTGCGCAAGGCTCAGCGAGACCTCCAG gaggagcgGCGGATCCTGCGCCTGGGGCAGGCGGGGGAGCAG GGGGGTTCGGCCCCCgcgcccagcccggccccggagAGAGGCCGGGAGCAGCAGATCCAGCGGCGCTTGGCCGAGTTCCACACTGCCCTGCAG GAAGCTGAACGAGCCTTCAGGCACCTGGAAGATTTGCAGGATGCTTTTGACTTCTGTTACAAGGTGCACTACCAGCCAG CTGAGGACAGGAACAATGACCCCGGGTACCACCAGGAGCTCCAAGCCCTCCAGGCCAAACTGCAGAACCTGGACCGGCAGCGGCGG GAGGTGCTGGCTCAGATGCAGCAGCTCTTGGGGCGCAGCGAgaccctgcaggagctgctgcaggaggagctggggggctGGAGGGTGCGGCAGCAGCGCCTGTGCCTGGGGGGCCCCGGCGACACCAACCTGCGCCCACTGGAGACCTG GttcacagagctgggccaggggctGTTCCAGCTGCGGCAGCTGCTGCGGGCGCTGAACGACCTGCGACAAAAAGTGACCTACGAGAGGGACCCGCTGGTGGCAGAGATGCCCCTGCTGGAGCagcggctgcaggagcagctcacgCACCTGCTGAAGAG tGCCTTCGTGGtagagcagcagcccagcaccccCAACGCCGGAAAGCGCCCGCTCGTGCTCCGCACCGCCAGCAAGTTTTCGACCCGCGCCCGGCTCCTGGTGAGGCTGCACGACCGCAACCATCACATGGAGGCCAGGATCCACATCGACAG GAACCCGCCCAACATCAAAGG GTTTCGCAGGTTCAACATCCTCACATCGAGCAGCAAAACGCTTCTGGCCGGGGACAgtccccaggaggggctgatcTGCGACTTCCAGTACCTC ACGCTGAAGGAGCAGAaggacagcagggctggcaaGGGCAAAGGCACCAGCGGCGAG GGTCCCCTGGTCGTGACGGAGGAGCTGCACCTCATCACCTTCACGTTGTCCTATGCCTACtgtgggctggagctggagctggag ACCACCACGCTGCCCTTTGTCATCATCTCCAACAATAGCCAGTTCTCCAGCGCCTGGGCCTCCATCCTCTGGTTCAACATGCTCAGCTCTGACCCCAAG gCCCAGCAGTTCTTCTCATCACCACCGCCGGCCCCATGGCCCCGGCTGGCCGAGGTGCTGAGCTGGCAGTTCCAGAGCGTGGCGGAGCGAGGACTCAGCCAGGAAAACCTGCTCATGCTGGCTGAGAAACTCTTGG GCTCAAAGCCATCACTGGACAGCACAGTGGCCTGGCCCAAGTTCTCAAAG GATGGACCTGCTGGTTTCTCCTTCTGGGCCTGGCTGGATGGgatcctggggctgctccaggagcacctCAAGCAGCTTTGGAAGAACAA ACTCATCCTGGGCTTCGTGAGCCGCAAGCAGGAGAAGAAACTGCTCAAGTCCAAGCGGACAGGGACGTTCCTGCTGCGCTTCAGCGAGAGTGTCCTCGGCGGGGTCACCTTCACGTGGGTGGAGCACCATGAGAGAG GATCCCCCACTTTCCACGCCGTGGATCCCTACACAGCCTCCGAGCTGGTGTCGCTGGCGCTGCCCGACATCATCCGTGACTACCAGATGATGATGGAGGAGAACATTCCAGAAAACCCCCTCAAGTACCTGTACCCTAACACTGCCCGTGATGAGGCTTTTGGGCCCTACTACAGCCAGAGGCAAGAGG GGACCCTGAATGAGTCCCAGAAATACCTGAACCGGCGCCTCATCCGCGTGTCCTCCAG GCAACCCAAAAAGTGGCAAACAGAAGAGGAGCTGGTTGTAGCCACAGAGAATCTGGAGacgctgcagctgcagcctggagggcaggggacacagcaggCCGGTGGTCTGGCAGTgtcacagccccagagctcagGGGCACCACAGGGCACCCCTGGCAGTGTGGAGACACCTCAGGGGGTGGCCACGAgcccagggacactgcaggtgATGGCCACAAGCCCAGAGATACCACAGGTCACCCCTGGGAGCCTGGGGACCCCTCAGGGGGTGACCAGCAGGCTGGGGATAGCACAGGTGATAACCATGAAcccagggacactgcaggtCACCCCTGGGAGCCTGGGGACACCACAGGTGATGTCCACGAGCCTGGGGACCCTGCAGCCCACAAGCTTGAGGATGCTGCAACCACAGCCCCAAAGCCTGGAGCCACCACAGATGGGATCAGGGATCCCTGACATCGAGGGGACACTGCACGTGGcaccaggggctgtggggactGCAGAGGTGCTGCGTGgggggctggggatgctgcaggtgGGATCAGGGGACTTGAGGACACTGCAGGTGCTGCCGGGGGAGCAAGGGACGGTGGCTGTGGACACGGGGATGCTGCAGCCGGTGCCGGGGGCTGTGGAGGCACCGCAGGTCCCCGAGGAGCAGGGGACACTGCCACCAGAGCTgagggacctggagctgctgccggGGAGCCGGGacatgcaggagctgctgcagtcgctggaggggctggagccggGCTCGGGGACTCTGGAGACGCTGGAAGCGGCAGAGTTGATGCCGAACATGGCAGAAACCTTCGAGGAGAGTTTCCAGCTGAGCGCCG gcagtgctgtgctccGGGACCGCCACGACCCGTTCCTGCCGCTGCCCGAGGACTcggccctgcccaccctcccctCCCTTTTCACCGACTTCCCCCCTCTCCACATCGACGCCAGCGACTTCCAGTGA
- the IL23A gene encoding interleukin-23 subunit alpha, protein MAPLRRLCLCLLLALLLPPPAAPAPVPLRRPDWAACKILSRELSRLLATVKEPHSALEGMQLLEEDLQNWPPRIRCSDACDPLALETNHTRCLHRIRQALQHYRDLLGSDIFRDQPQPQLETTMEQLLHHVQTPLEPPPPHHASMAPTAVWAQPFQRHLALKRLRSFAAVMGRVFNHSAR, encoded by the exons ATGGCTCCGCTCCGCcgcctctgcctctgcctcctcctcgctctgctgctgccgcctCCCGCGGCACCGGCACCGGTCCCGCTTCGCCGCCCGGACTGGGCCGCCTGCAAGATCCTCTCCCGGGAGCTGTCGCGACTGCTGGCGACCGTCAAAGAGCCGCACTCGGCGCTG gaggggatgcagctgctggaggaggaccTCCAGAATTGGCCCCCCCGGATCCGCTGCAGCGACGCCTGTGACCCCCTGGCACTGGAGACCAACCACACG CGCTGCCTTCACCGGATCCGCCAGGCGCTCCAGCACTACCGGGACCTGCTGGGCTCCGATATCTTCCGGgaccagccccagccccagctggagACCACGATGGAACAGCTCCTGCACCACGTCCAG ACACCTCTcgagccccctcccccccaccatGCT TCCATGGCCCCCACCGCGGTCTGGGCACAGCCGTTCCAGCGGCACCTGGCACTGAAGCGGCTCCGCTCGTTCGCTGCCGTCATGGGACGAGTGTTCAACCACAGCGCCCGCTGA